One segment of Macaca fascicularis isolate 582-1 chromosome 4, T2T-MFA8v1.1 DNA contains the following:
- the GCNT2 gene encoding N-acetyllactosaminide beta-1,6-N-acetylglucosaminyl-transferase isoform X7: MPLSMRYLFVISVSSVIIFIVFSVFNFGGDQSFQRLNISDPLMLTQVCTSFINGKTRFLWKNKLMIHEKSSCKEYLTQSHYITAPLSKEEDDFPLAYIMVIHHHFDTFARLFRAIYMPQNIYCIHVDEKATTEFKDAVEQLLSCFPNAFLASKMEPVVYGGISRLQADLNCIKDLSALEVSWKYVINTCGQDFPLKTNKEIVQYLKGFKGKNITPGVLPPAHAIGRTKYVHQEHLGKELSYVIRTTALKPPPPHNLTIYFGSAYVALSREFANFVLHDPRAVALLQWSKDTFSPDEHFWVTLNRIPDHHF; the protein is encoded by the coding sequence ATGCCTTTATCAATGCGTTACCTCTTTGTAATTTCTGTCTCTAGTGTAATTATTTTTATCGTCTTCTCTGTGTTCAATTTTGGGGGAGATCAAAGCTTCCAGAGGCTAAATATCTCAGACCCTTTGATGCTGACTCAAGTTTGCACATCTTTTATCAATGGAAAAACACGTTTCCTGTGGAAAAACAAACTAATGATCCATGAGAAGTCTTCTTGCAAGGAATACTTGACCCAGAGCCACTACATCACAGCCCCTTTATCTAAGGAAGAAGATGACTTTCCCTTGGCGTATATAATGGTCATCCATCATCACTTTGACACCTTTGCAAGGCTCTTCAGGGCTATTTACATGCCCCAAAATATCTACTGTATTCATGTGGATGAAAAAGCAACAACCGAATTTAAAGATGCGGTGGAGCAACTATTGAGCTGCTTCCCAAACGCTTTTCTGGCTTCCAAGATGGAACCGGTTGTCTATGGTGGGATCTCCAGGCTCCAGGCTGACCTGAACTGCATCAAAGATCTTTCTGCCTTGGAGGTCTCATGGAAGTACGTTATCAACACCTGTGGGCAAGACTTCCCCCTGAAAACCAACAAGGAAATAGTTCAGTATCTGAAAGGatttaaaggtaaaaatatcACCCCAGGGGTGCTGCCCCCAGCTCATGCAATTGGACGGACTAAATATGTCCACCAAGAGCACCTGGGCAAAGAGCTTTCATATGTGATAAGAACAACAGCGTTGAAACCACCTCCCCCCCATAATCTCACGATTTACTTTGGCTCTGCCTATGTGGCTCTGTCAAGAGAGTTTGCCAACTTTGTTCTGCATGACCCACGGGCTGTTGCTTTGCTCCAGTGGTCCAAGGACACTTTCAGTCCTGATGAGCATTTCTGGGTGACACTCAATAGGATTCCAG
- the GCNT2 gene encoding N-acetyllactosaminide beta-1,6-N-acetylglucosaminyl-transferase isoform X4, with translation MMGSWKHCLFSVSLISALIFVFVYNTELWENKRFLRAALSNASLLAEACHQIFEGKVFYPTENALKTTLDEATCYEYMVRSHYVTETLSEEEAGFPLAYTVTIHKDFGTFERLFRAIYMPQNVYCVHLDQKATDAFKGAVKQLLGCFPNAFLASKKESVVYGGISRLQADLNCLEELVASEVPWKYVINTCGQDFPLKTNREIVQYLKRFKGRNITPGVLPPDHAVGRTKYVHQELLDHKNSYVIKTTKLKTPPPHDMVIYFGTAYVALTRDFANFVLQDQLALDLLSWSKDTYSPDEHFWVTLNRIPAHCKLKISEIKNAFNGHVGWLMPVIPALWAAEAGRSADFRSSRPAWPTW, from the exons ATGATGGGCTCTTGGAAGCACTGTCTTTTTAGCGTGTCTCTTATTTCTgccctgatttttgtatttgtttacaATACTGAGTTATGGGAGAATAAACGTTTTCTGAGGGCAGCGCTCTCCAATGCTTCACTGTTAGCAGAAGCCTGTCATCAgatttttgaggggaaagttttTTACCCAACAGAAAATGCATTGAAAACTACCCTTGATGAAGCTACCTGCTATGAGTACATGGTTCGAAGCCACTATGTAACAGAAACACTCTCCGAAGAAGAGGCTGGGTTCCCTTTAGCTTACACAGTGACAATCCACAAAGACTTTGGCACTTTTGAGAGGCTCTTCAGGGCGATTTATATGCCCCAGAACGTGTACTGTGTGCACCTGGATCAGAAGGCGACGGATGCCTTTAAAGGTGCAGTGAAACAGTTACTCGGCTGCTTCCCAAATGCTTTTCTGGCTTCCAAGAAGGAGTCAGTCGTCTATGGGGGGATCTCCAGGCTCCAGGCTGACCTGAACTGCCTGGAAGAACTTGTGGCCTCTGAGGTTCCCTGGAAGTATGTCATCAACACCTGCGGGCAAGACTTTCCCCTGAAAACCAACAGGGAAATAGTTCAGTATCTGAAGAGATTTAAAGGGAGAAATATCACCCCAGGGGTGCTGCCTCCTGACCATGCTGTTGGACGGACTAAATACGTCCACCAAGAACTGTTAGACCACAAAAATTCCTATgtgattaaaacaacaaaattaaaaactcctCCTCCTCATGACATGGTGATTTACTTTGGCACGGCCTACGTAGCTCTCACAAGGGACTTTGCTAACTTTGTCCTCCAAGACCAGCTCGCACTTGACTTACTCTCCTGGTCCAAGGACACCTACAGCCCTGACGAACATTTCTGGGTGACACTCAACAGGATTCCCG CTCATTGCAAGTTGAAAATATCAGaaatcaaaaatgcatttaatggccacgtggggtggctcatgcctgtaatcccagcactttgggcagctgaggcaggcagatcagctgacttcaggagttcgagaccagcctggccaacatggtga